A region of Deltaproteobacteria bacterium DNA encodes the following proteins:
- a CDS encoding purine-binding chemotaxis protein CheW → MTEQAQVLEREEGLSSALADKEGKYLTFTLDEEAYGIGILKIKEIIGMMPTTPVPQTPEFIKGVINLRGKVIPVIDLRLRFGLEPVEYTERTCIIVVETTGDSGDVMIGIVVDSVSEVLNIKNEDIEETPNFGTKLNTEYILGMAKMEGGVKILLDIDRVVKVDEISQAFN, encoded by the coding sequence GAGAGAGAGGAGGGCTTGAGTTCGGCCTTGGCTGACAAAGAGGGGAAATATCTCACTTTTACCCTGGATGAAGAGGCGTACGGCATCGGCATCCTTAAGATCAAGGAAATCATCGGTATGATGCCGACGACCCCTGTTCCCCAGACCCCAGAGTTTATAAAGGGAGTAATCAACCTCAGGGGGAAGGTGATCCCGGTCATTGATCTCAGACTCAGATTCGGTCTGGAACCGGTCGAGTACACCGAGAGAACCTGTATCATCGTCGTGGAGACCACAGGGGACTCCGGTGACGTGATGATCGGGATTGTGGTGGATTCCGTATCGGAGGTCCTGAACATCAAGAATGAGGATATCGAGGAGACTCCCAATTTCGGCACCAAATTAAATACGGAATACATTCTCGGCATGGCCAAGATGGAAGGGGGAGTCAAAATCCTCCTGGATATCGACCGGGTGGTTAAAGTGGATGAAATCAGCCAGGCTTTTAATTGA
- a CDS encoding DUF2080 family transposase-associated protein: MVQSKVKFEVYGEEMVEKEVRFSGNSGRVYLPPDWVGSRVKIIRVD; the protein is encoded by the coding sequence ATGGTTCAAAGTAAGGTGAAGTTCGAGGTCTATGGTGAGGAAATGGTTGAAAAGGAAGTCAGGTTTAGTGGTAACAGCGGCCGAGTCTACCTTCCTCCCGACTGGGTGGGTTCCAGGGTCAAAATTATCCGTGTTGATTGA
- a CDS encoding aldehyde dehydrogenase translates to MRYAETGFNLEIDLSRGSIEKVQTDPRLTELHLGGLGTNAKILWDRVPPEVDAFSPDNLLIFSSGLLGGTPAPGANRTIVSTISPQTHLMAYSMMGGFFAPELKYAGYDKVIIRGKSPSLVYLWINNDKVEIRDASHLHGKGALETSELIRQELNEPKVQVAAIGLAGENRVYYASIEHGRSSASRGGLGAVMGAKGLKAIAVRGTKDVNLARPDEFFELCNEVLKYIQYRAEHPVKGVPAILKGIGSPQEMAIHDEKWHTTSFSWGNARQRRKGFWTKEVEEEWSRTQENAVERLISCYNCPMKCGAVISYPALGVSKYMMKCYSKLTYVMGAMTNSLDFGFRIAGMAQEYGVDGYTTPQVMAFAVELYENGILTDEDMPGFPSGNEERFFWLLDKIVRREGIGDVLADGVYWAARKIGKGAEAYDHNTIKKHEQIPIKLGMLNPIYYIMWATGEKANITQIEGQLPQAPFPTKELREDFVKDWIQVPTRNGEKIKQFVLEWGDPGTEFPNYPSTDLICELVEWQETMHYIDDAVGLCAGLSSFPLKPPYHIHNLPRIISSGTGFDMDEDGLWELVKRNRNLIRAVNVRRGLRRKDEKPPEDHWKKRFPELESKLLDEYYKFKGWNNDGIPTKETLDKLGLDYVAEDLIQRGILKDSDEDVPSKEKSA, encoded by the coding sequence ATGAGGTATGCAGAGACAGGCTTTAACTTGGAAATTGATCTATCTCGAGGAAGCATTGAAAAGGTACAAACCGATCCTAGATTAACCGAGCTTCATCTGGGGGGGCTGGGTACTAATGCCAAAATATTATGGGACAGGGTCCCTCCTGAAGTTGATGCCTTTTCTCCTGATAATCTGTTGATCTTTAGTTCGGGCCTCCTGGGGGGAACTCCGGCCCCAGGGGCTAATCGCACCATTGTTTCAACCATCTCGCCCCAGACCCATTTGATGGCATATTCAATGATGGGGGGATTTTTTGCCCCGGAGTTGAAATATGCAGGGTATGACAAAGTTATCATCAGGGGGAAATCTCCCAGCCTGGTCTATTTGTGGATAAACAACGACAAAGTGGAAATACGTGATGCCAGTCATCTCCATGGTAAAGGCGCTCTCGAAACTTCAGAACTCATACGGCAGGAATTGAATGAACCAAAGGTCCAGGTGGCTGCAATTGGGTTGGCCGGTGAAAACAGGGTCTACTATGCTTCCATCGAACATGGCAGGTCCAGCGCCAGCAGAGGTGGACTTGGTGCCGTCATGGGGGCCAAGGGACTAAAGGCCATTGCCGTTAGAGGAACGAAAGATGTTAATCTTGCAAGGCCCGATGAATTCTTCGAACTGTGTAACGAGGTGCTGAAATATATTCAATACAGGGCTGAACATCCCGTAAAAGGTGTGCCGGCTATACTGAAAGGAATAGGGTCACCCCAGGAAATGGCAATCCATGACGAGAAGTGGCATACGACCAGTTTCAGTTGGGGAAACGCGCGGCAGAGAAGAAAGGGCTTCTGGACCAAAGAGGTGGAAGAGGAGTGGAGCAGGACCCAGGAAAACGCCGTTGAGCGACTGATAAGTTGCTATAACTGCCCCATGAAATGTGGGGCGGTTATTTCTTATCCCGCCCTCGGGGTCTCAAAGTACATGATGAAGTGTTACTCGAAGCTGACCTATGTAATGGGCGCAATGACGAACAGCCTGGATTTCGGCTTCAGGATCGCCGGTATGGCTCAGGAATATGGAGTGGACGGATACACAACGCCGCAAGTTATGGCCTTCGCCGTTGAACTTTATGAAAACGGTATTTTGACTGATGAGGATATGCCGGGATTTCCTTCCGGCAACGAGGAGCGATTTTTCTGGTTGCTTGATAAAATTGTCCGTCGGGAAGGGATAGGAGATGTACTGGCTGATGGGGTTTATTGGGCAGCCCGTAAGATCGGCAAAGGAGCAGAGGCATATGATCATAACACAATCAAGAAACATGAACAGATCCCTATCAAGCTGGGAATGCTGAATCCTATTTATTACATAATGTGGGCCACCGGTGAAAAAGCAAATATTACCCAAATTGAAGGACAGCTTCCCCAGGCACCGTTTCCCACCAAAGAGTTGCGGGAGGATTTTGTAAAGGATTGGATCCAAGTTCCAACCAGAAACGGGGAAAAGATCAAGCAGTTTGTCTTGGAGTGGGGTGATCCAGGCACCGAATTCCCGAATTATCCGTCCACTGACCTGATCTGTGAGCTGGTCGAGTGGCAGGAGACTATGCACTATATTGATGATGCGGTTGGACTTTGTGCAGGACTTTCATCCTTCCCCCTTAAACCCCCCTATCATATACATAACCTGCCACGGATTATTTCCAGCGGAACGGGATTCGATATGGACGAGGATGGGTTATGGGAATTAGTAAAAAGAAACCGCAATTTGATCAGAGCAGTCAATGTGAGACGAGGTCTGAGGAGAAAAGATGAGAAGCCTCCGGAGGACCACTGGAAGAAAAGATTCCCTGAGCTGGAATCCAAGTTACTTGACGAATATTATAAATTCAAGGGATGGAATAACGATGGTATTCCTACAAAAGAGACGTTGGACAAACTGGGCCTGGATTACGTGGCCGAAGACTTGATACAGAGGGGGATTTTGAAGGATAGTGATGAAGATGTTCCTTCCAAAGAAAAGTCCGCGTAA
- a CDS encoding (Fe-S)-binding protein, with product METVAPYKEIIDVIKESGGEAFKRCFQCGLCDTVCPWNRVTTFSMRKIVRQATFGLTEIESEDIWRCTTCGRCPQQCPRDVKQIESVVSLRRIATEYGVFPTPVKPIRTASASLVAEGNPLNEEREKRADWAKELSVKTFTEGMEILYFPGCYLSYDPRLKKVARATAGILKQAGVDFGILGTKENCCGESIRKTGDEELFKRLARENIKNFIDNGVKKIVVSSPHCYHTFKNEYPEFQVNFEVVHISQYLFELIGDGKLELKKEYEKKVTYHDPCYLGRHNGIYDEPREILNKIPGLGLLEMSDSRVDSLCCGGGGGRIWMETKKGERFSDIRLEQAIDVGAEVLVTSCPYCIANFEDSRLTLDVTEKIEVKDITEIIQEAI from the coding sequence GTGGAAACCGTAGCCCCTTACAAAGAAATTATAGATGTCATAAAAGAGAGCGGTGGGGAAGCATTTAAAAGATGCTTTCAATGCGGATTATGCGATACTGTTTGTCCTTGGAATAGAGTTACTACCTTTAGCATGCGAAAGATAGTCCGACAGGCCACGTTCGGTTTGACTGAGATAGAAAGTGAAGATATATGGCGCTGTACGACCTGCGGAAGGTGCCCTCAGCAATGCCCAAGGGACGTAAAACAGATAGAGTCCGTGGTATCCTTACGCAGGATTGCTACGGAATACGGGGTCTTTCCTACGCCGGTAAAGCCTATCCGCACCGCAAGCGCGAGCCTTGTTGCCGAAGGTAATCCCTTGAATGAAGAACGGGAAAAGAGAGCGGATTGGGCCAAAGAATTGTCTGTAAAGACGTTCACCGAGGGGATGGAAATTTTATATTTCCCCGGTTGCTACCTCAGCTATGATCCGAGATTAAAAAAGGTGGCCAGAGCGACAGCCGGTATTCTCAAGCAGGCAGGGGTCGATTTCGGAATACTGGGAACCAAAGAGAATTGCTGCGGAGAAAGCATCCGCAAGACGGGTGATGAGGAATTATTCAAACGCCTCGCCCGGGAGAACATCAAAAATTTTATTGATAATGGAGTAAAGAAAATAGTCGTTTCCTCTCCTCATTGCTACCATACCTTCAAAAACGAGTATCCTGAATTCCAGGTGAATTTTGAGGTGGTTCATATCTCTCAATATTTGTTTGAACTTATTGGCGACGGAAAACTCGAACTCAAAAAGGAGTATGAAAAGAAAGTCACCTACCATGACCCATGTTATCTTGGGCGACATAACGGAATATATGACGAGCCTCGGGAAATCTTAAACAAGATACCCGGTTTAGGGTTGTTGGAGATGTCCGACTCGCGGGTTGATAGCTTGTGTTGCGGTGGTGGGGGAGGCCGTATCTGGATGGAAACCAAAAAGGGTGAACGGTTCTCCGATATCAGGTTGGAACAGGCTATAGATGTTGGTGCTGAGGTGTTGGTTACTTCCTGCCCGTATTGCATCGCCAATTTCGAAGACAGCCGGTTAACCCTCGATGTCACCGAAAAAATAGAAGTTAAGGACATCACAGAGATAATACAGGAAGCTATTTAG
- a CDS encoding (4Fe-4S)-binding protein, with protein sequence MTEKKKKIVKTIIVDVDKCNGCRACEVACSAFHATPKYSRNNPARSRIRVIHEPLKNIYVPVYAGEYTPAECAGRDKYVIDGKEYDECAFCRASCPSRDLFKEPDSGLPLKCDMCESDPPLEEPLCVQWCLADALTYEEREEEVEEEEKVEDIEVGLESLVDKYGLDKVLDSIARMAMSKND encoded by the coding sequence ATGACTGAGAAAAAAAAGAAAATAGTCAAAACGATAATTGTTGATGTTGACAAATGCAACGGCTGCCGGGCATGTGAAGTAGCTTGTTCTGCGTTTCATGCTACACCTAAATACAGCAGAAATAACCCGGCCAGATCTCGGATTCGGGTAATTCATGAACCCCTTAAAAACATATACGTTCCTGTATATGCAGGTGAATACACTCCAGCCGAATGTGCCGGGAGGGACAAGTATGTGATCGACGGAAAGGAATACGATGAATGTGCCTTCTGCAGGGCTTCCTGCCCATCCAGGGACCTGTTCAAGGAGCCTGACTCAGGACTTCCCCTGAAATGCGATATGTGTGAATCTGATCCACCTTTGGAAGAGCCTTTGTGTGTTCAGTGGTGCTTGGCCGACGCCCTGACTTATGAAGAAAGGGAAGAAGAAGTAGAAGAAGAAGAGAAAGTGGAAGATATTGAGGTGGGACTGGAATCATTGGTTGACAAATATGGACTTGACAAGGTGCTGGATAGTATTGCACGTATGGCGATGTCAAAGAACGACTAA